The following coding sequences are from one bacterium window:
- the pdxB gene encoding 4-phosphoerythronate dehydrogenase PdxB, with product MKIICATNMPFAMEAFSTLGETRILEGRNIKAEDVQETEILALRSTTKVNRALLEGSKVRFVGTATIGTDHLDILYFDQAGIKWCFAPGCNANSVSEYITAALLYLACKHGFTLEGKTIGVIGVGNVGRRVVQKARALGMRVLMNDPPRERAEGSGQAGNPFVSLDQVLAEADIITVHVPLTKEGPDKTVHLADAAFFGRAKKGLIFLNAARGPVVDSPALLTALAGGQVSHVVLDTWEGEPDYRLDVLAKVDIATPHIAGHSFEGKVMGTVMVYREVCKFLGVPATWSHEPLMPVPLVPEVTVDVAGRTHQAVLREVVRQVYDLEGDDRRFRDSSLADHAARIKNFDRLRSHYPERREFQYTTVKLTGGSEPLRRILLDLGFKVE from the coding sequence ATGAAAATTATCTGTGCGACAAATATGCCGTTTGCAATGGAAGCCTTCAGCACCTTGGGGGAGACCCGTATTCTGGAGGGCCGGAATATCAAGGCCGAGGATGTACAGGAGACGGAGATTCTGGCGCTCCGGTCCACCACCAAGGTGAACCGGGCGTTGCTGGAGGGGAGCAAGGTCCGGTTTGTTGGAACCGCGACCATCGGTACGGATCATCTGGATATTCTCTATTTTGACCAGGCGGGGATCAAGTGGTGTTTCGCCCCGGGTTGTAATGCGAACAGCGTTTCAGAATATATTACGGCGGCGTTGCTCTATCTGGCCTGCAAACACGGGTTTACCCTCGAGGGGAAAACCATCGGGGTGATCGGGGTGGGTAATGTGGGACGCCGGGTGGTGCAGAAGGCCCGCGCCCTGGGTATGCGGGTGTTGATGAATGACCCGCCGCGAGAGCGGGCAGAAGGCAGTGGGCAGGCGGGAAACCCTTTTGTCAGCTTGGATCAAGTGCTGGCGGAGGCGGATATCATTACCGTGCATGTGCCTTTGACGAAAGAGGGCCCGGATAAAACGGTGCATCTGGCGGATGCGGCCTTTTTCGGGCGCGCCAAAAAAGGGCTGATTTTCCTGAATGCGGCCCGGGGGCCGGTGGTGGATTCACCGGCCTTGCTGACTGCCCTGGCCGGGGGCCAGGTCAGTCACGTGGTGCTTGATACCTGGGAAGGGGAACCCGATTACCGGCTGGATGTCCTGGCCAAGGTGGATATCGCCACCCCCCACATCGCCGGACATTCCTTTGAAGGCAAGGTGATGGGGACGGTGATGGTCTACCGCGAAGTCTGTAAGTTTCTGGGGGTTCCGGCGACCTGGTCACACGAGCCCCTCATGCCGGTTCCGCTGGTGCCTGAAGTCACCGTGGATGTGGCGGGACGGACTCATCAGGCGGTGTTGCGGGAGGTGGTCCGGCAGGTCTATGATCTTGAAGGGGATGACCGCCGGTTCCGTGATTCCTCGCTTGCTGACCATGCGGCACGGATCAAGAACTTTGACCGGTTACGCAGTCATTACCC
- a CDS encoding TatD family hydrolase: MLIDTHAHFREAMTPEHIAGIMERARYAGVGRIMAVGCEPDTNAAALRLAAAYPDRVKAAVAYDRSLAGSDAKAEDIRELIQSAPAGHVAAIGEIGLDFHYEPETADVQQELMVSQLALARELRLPVIIHSRQADAETLALLASHADAWEGEPGRIGVLHCFTGEEPFARQLMDLGFMISFSGIVTFRNADSLRAVARVIPDDRLLIETDSPYLTPVPHRGKPNEPCYLPAVAELLAKVRGVSVESLAVATSANACRLFHFLSAFTSGSSSVHCST; the protein is encoded by the coding sequence ATGTTGATTGATACCCATGCCCATTTCCGCGAAGCCATGACGCCTGAACATATTGCAGGGATCATGGAGCGGGCGCGTTATGCCGGGGTGGGGCGGATTATGGCCGTGGGATGCGAGCCCGATACCAATGCGGCCGCCCTGCGACTGGCGGCCGCCTATCCGGACCGGGTTAAAGCCGCGGTGGCCTATGATCGCAGTCTCGCCGGATCCGACGCCAAGGCGGAGGATATCCGGGAGCTGATTCAGTCGGCTCCGGCCGGACACGTCGCCGCCATTGGCGAGATCGGTCTGGATTTCCATTATGAGCCTGAAACGGCGGACGTGCAGCAGGAATTGATGGTCTCCCAATTGGCCCTGGCTCGCGAGTTGCGTCTGCCGGTGATCATTCATAGCCGTCAGGCGGATGCCGAAACCCTCGCCCTGTTAGCCTCGCATGCGGACGCCTGGGAAGGGGAGCCGGGCCGGATCGGGGTGCTTCATTGTTTTACCGGGGAGGAACCTTTTGCCCGGCAGTTGATGGACCTGGGGTTCATGATCAGCTTCAGCGGGATTGTGACCTTCCGGAATGCCGATTCCTTACGCGCCGTCGCCAGGGTGATTCCTGATGACCGGCTTCTGATTGAAACCGATTCGCCCTACCTGACGCCGGTCCCGCACCGGGGTAAGCCCAATGAGCCCTGTTATCTGCCCGCAGTGGCCGAACTCCTTGCCAAAGTCCGAGGGGTGTCAGTTGAATCCTTAGCGGTGGCAACCTCTGCGAATGCCTGTCGGTTGTTTCACTTTCTTTCCGCTTTCACCTCCGGTTCATCTTCTGTACATTGCTCTACCTAA
- the gmk gene encoding guanylate kinase has product MKRALLIVMSAPSGAGKTTLCNRLLARHDDMTRSISCTTRAPRGTEKDGRDYHFLTVADFNSRVSQGLFLEHAVVHGNQYGTLRSNVESALSAGKDVLLVIDVQGAAAVRQAAQSAGGPLGRAYVDIFIAPPSIETLRDRLLKRGEDAPEVIERRLLNARGEMERGREYQYRVVNDEVDQAAIELDAIIQTEHDRTPC; this is encoded by the coding sequence ATGAAAAGAGCCTTATTGATTGTGATGTCGGCGCCGTCCGGTGCCGGGAAGACAACCTTGTGTAACCGGTTGCTCGCCAGGCATGACGATATGACCCGTTCCATTTCCTGCACGACCCGTGCGCCGAGAGGAACCGAGAAAGATGGGCGGGATTATCACTTTTTGACAGTGGCTGATTTCAATAGCCGGGTTTCACAAGGCCTGTTTCTGGAGCATGCGGTGGTCCATGGTAACCAGTATGGGACCTTGCGCAGCAACGTGGAATCCGCTTTGTCGGCCGGGAAGGATGTTCTGCTGGTGATTGATGTCCAGGGGGCGGCCGCCGTACGTCAGGCCGCTCAATCCGCGGGAGGGCCCTTAGGGCGCGCCTACGTGGATATCTTTATTGCGCCCCCTTCGATTGAGACCCTGCGCGACCGGCTGCTCAAGCGTGGTGAGGATGCCCCTGAGGTGATTGAACGCCGTCTGCTGAATGCCCGGGGCGAAATGGAGCGGGGTCGTGAATACCAATACCGGGTGGTGAACGATGAGGTCGATCAGGCCGCGATCGAACTGGATGCCATTATCCAGACGGAGCATGACCGGACGCCATGTTGA